In Xiphophorus maculatus strain JP 163 A chromosome 18, X_maculatus-5.0-male, whole genome shotgun sequence, a single genomic region encodes these proteins:
- the serpinh1 gene encoding serpin H1 encodes MWMTTAVALCLLAFVASAEDKKLSSHANTLADNSANLAFSLYHKMAQDKNTDNIVVSPVVVASSLGLVALGGKATTASQVKTVLSADKLKDEHLHAGLSELLSVVSNQKTRNSTWKINNRLYGPSSVSFADDFVKTSKKHYNYDHSKINFRDKRSAVNSINEWAAKSTDGKLPEITKDVQNPDGAMIVNAMFFKPHWDERFHEKMVDNRGFLVTRSFTVGVSMMHRTGLYDFYEDKENNLYILNMPLGKKEASMILIMPYHLEPLDRLEKLLTKKQVDTWLSKMENKAVAISLPKVSLEVSHNLQKYLAELGLTEAVDKSKADLSNISGKKDLYLSNVFHASALELDVDGNPYDTSIFGTDKLKNPKLFYVDHPFIFLVKDNKTNSILYIGRVVRPKGDKMRDEL; translated from the exons ATGTGGATGACCACAGCTGTCGCTCTCTGTTTGCTGGCCTTCGTGGCGTCTGCAGAAGACAAGAAGCTGAGCAGCCATGCTAACACGCTAGCTGACAACAGTGCCAACTTGGCCTTCAG CTTGTACCACAAGATGGCTCAGGACAAAAATACAGACAACATTGTTGTTTCTCCTGTTGTTGTGGCGTCCTCTCTGGGGCTGGTTGCGCTCGGTGGTAAGGCCACCACTGCCTCCCAGGTGAAAACTGTCCTCAGTGCTGACAAACTCAAGGACGAGCACCTGCATGCAGGCCTGTCAGAGCTCCTCTCTGTG GTGAGTAATCAAAAGACCCGAAACTCCACCTGGAAGATCAACAACCGCCTCTACGGCCCCAGCTCTGTCTCCTTTGCTGATGACTTTGTGAAGACCAGCAAGAAGCATTACAACTATGACCACTCAAAAATCAACTTCAGGGACAAGCGGAGCGCAGTGAACTCCATCAATGAGTGGGCAGCTAAGTCAACAGATGGCAAGCTGCCGGAGATCACCAAGGATGTGCAGAACCCAGACGGAGCCATGATTGTCAATGCCATGTTTTTCAAGC CTCACTGGGATGAGAGATTCCATGAAAAGATGGTTGACAACCGCGGTTTCCTGGTTACCCGCTCCTTCACTGTTGGAGTTTCTATGATGCATCGCACAG GTCTCTACGACTTCTATGAGGACAAAGAGAACAATCTCTACATCCTGAACATGCCTCTGGGCAAAAAGGAGGCTTCCATGATCCTCATCATGCCCTACCATTTGGAGCCCCTGGATCGCCTGGAGAAACTGCTGACGAAGAAGCAGGTAGACACTTGGCTGAGCAAGATGGAGAACAAGGCCGTGGCAATTTCCCTCCCCAAGGTCTCATTGGAAGTCAGTCACAATCTTCAG AAATATTTAGCTGAGTTGGGCCTCACTGAAGCGGTGGACAAATCCAAAGCAGACCTCTCGAACATCTCAGGGAAGAAGGACCTCTACCTCTCTAACGTCTTCCATGCTTCTGCCCTGGAGCTGGACGTGGACGGAAACCCTTATGACACAAGCATCTTCGGCACAGATAAACTGAAGAACCCTAAGCTCTTCTACGTAGACCACCCCTTCATCTTCCTGGTGAAAGACAACAAGACCAACTCTATCCTGTACATCGGCAGAGTGGTTAGACCCAAAGGGGATAAAATGCGTGATGAGctgtaa
- the LOC102236432 gene encoding retinal guanylyl cyclase 2-like isoform X1, with translation MQHIPPNGWESNHPCVPIIKSRQTLPTLPLCNFLLWVLLGVLTFPCCVHCLIFKVGILGPWNCDPVYYRALPTSAARLAVSRINGDPGLDLGLTMDFIVLQEPCETSKALTAYIYYDTSANAFVGPTNPGYCVAASLLAKNWDKALFSFSCISYGLERTTGYPTFARTVPFPVDVLFTVFKHFRWASSAVVSSNEDIWIDTAGRVAAGLRSKGLPVGLVTAMGLNDTEVESTLRKIQNAGEIRVIIMCMHSILVGGEYQATFLTKAHKMGMTSGKYVFVPYDTLHYSVPYSNVSHLALQNNSLLRKAYDAVLTITVASELLSFNEAFTAAKRSQEVTLPVEAEQVNPLFGTIYNSIYLLARSIHNARKAGMLLSGSNLAYFSKNTSFNGFNQKVLVDTSGEVKTNYVILDSDSRSSQLYQAYIVDLKAGELRFAGRSIHFPGGSPPTADSGCWFDENVICTGGVEVSYIIIVLAVILSLAVGGLFITLYIRRRLQQIQLIKGPNRILLTLEDLTFINPQLSKKKITLEDLSESRSVLDEKSADPSHSVNSMQTATHENSNVAVYEGDWVWLKKFEEGQFKEIKQSTTKIFTKMKDLRNENVNPFLGFFLDCFMFAVVTEHCSRGSLQDLLRNEDVKLDWMFKSSLLLDLIKGMKYLHHREFPHGRLKSRNCVVDGRFVLKITDYGFNELLESQKASFEEPPPEELFWTAPEFLRDLTNFHKGTYKGDVYSFSIILQEVVVRGPPYCMLDLPPEEIIRKVKKPPPMCRPTVAPDQAPLECIQLMKQCWSEQPDRRPTFDEIFDRFKIINKGKKTNIIDSMLRMLEQYSSNLEDLIRERTEELEVEKQRTEKLLSEMLPPSVAEALKTGVSVEPEYFDQVTIYFSDIVGFTTISSLSDPIEVVDLLNDLYTLFDAVLSNHDVYKVETIGDAYMVASGLPKRNGNKHAAEVANMSLNILSSVGSFHMRHMPDVPVRIRIGIHSGPCVAGVVGLTMPRYCLFGDTVNTASRMESTGLPYRIHVNCSTVKILRSLNDGYKIEVRGKTELKGKGIEETYWLVGKTNFAKPLPKPPEIRPGDNWQEMVTEEIKTHFRKANRQVDKKI, from the exons ATGCAACATATTCCTCCAAATGGTTGGGAGTCCAACCATCCATGTGTGCCCATAATAAAGAGCAGACAGACTTTACCGACGCTCCCCCTTTGTAACTTCCTGTTATGGGTTCTATTGGGGGTTCTCACCTTCCCCTGCTGCGTTCACTGTCTAATCTTCAAAGTGGGAATTTTGGGGCCTTGGAACTGCGACCCTGTTTACTACAGGGCCCTTCCCACCTCAGCGGCCAGGCTCGCTGTGAGCAGGATCAACGGAGACCCCGGTCTGGATCTAGGTCTAACAATGGACTTTATTGTCCTGCAGGAGCCTTGCGAAACCTCCAAAGCCCTCACGGCTTATATTTACTACGATACTTCAGCAAACGCGTTTGTTGGCCCCACGAACCCGGGATACTGCGTCGCTGCGTCCCTGCTGGCCAAGAACTGGGACAAGGCGCTGTTCTCCTTCAGCTGCATCAGCTACGGGCTGGAGCGCACGACTGGATACCCAACTTTTGCACGGACAGTCCCGTTTCCCGTGGACGTGTTGTTCACCGTGTTTAAACACTTCAGGTGGGCCAGCTCCGCGGTGGTCTCCTCTAATGAAGACATTTGGATAGACACCGCTGGGAGAGTGGCTGCTGGCTTAAGGAGTAAGGGGCTTCCCGTGGGTCTGGTTACAGCCATGGGTCTGAACGACACGGAGGTAGAGAGCACGTTGAGAAAGATCCAAAACGCAGGAGAAATAAGGG TCATCATAATGTGCATGCACTCGATCCTGGTTGGTGGAGAGTACCAGGCCACTTTTCTCACAAAGGCACACAAGATGGGCATGACTTCAGGAAAGTACGTGTTTGTGCCCTACGATACTCTTCACTACAGCGTTCCCTACAGCAATGTCTCCCACCTCGCTCTCCAAAACAACAGCCTTCTGAGGAAGGCCTACGACGCCGTCCTCACCATCACTGTGGCCTCTGAGCTGCTGTCCTTCAACGAGGCATTCACTGCAGCCAAGAGGAGCCAGGAGGTGACACTGCCAGTGGAGGCTGAGCAG GTTAATCCTCTGTTTGGAACCATCTACAACAGTATATATCTGCTGGCCAGGTCCATTCATAATGCCAGGAAAGCTGGCATGCTTCTGTCAGGCTCAAATCTGGCCTACTTCTCCAAGAACACAAGCTTCAATGGCTTCAACCAGAAGGTGCTGGTGGATACAAGCGGGGAGGTTAAGACCAACTATGTTATTTTGGACTCCGACAGCAGGAGCAGTCAGCTTTACCAGGCCTACATTGTGGACCTAAAGGCAGGAGAGCTTCGTTTTGCAGGAAGGTCTATCCATTTTCCAGGAGGATCCCCTCCAACGGCCGACTCCGGCTGCTGGTTTGATGAAAACGTCATCTGCACCGGAG GTGTGGAGGTGTCTTACATAATAATAGTATTGGCTGTGATCCTCAGTTTGGCTGTAGGAGGGCTCTTCATAACTCTTTACATCAG GAGGAGACTTCAACAAATCCAGCTGATCAAAGGACCCAATCGCATCCTGCTGACATTAGAAGATCTCACTTTTATTAATCCTCAGCTTAGCAAAAAG AAAATTACTTTAGAGGATCTGAGTGAGTCAAGGAGCGTTTTGGATGAGAAGTCTGCAGACCCTTCCCACTCTGTTAACAGCATGCAGACAGCAACGCACGAGAATTCAAACGTCGCTGTGTATGAG GGTGACTGGGTTTGGCTCAAGAAATTTGAAGAGGGCCAATTCAAGGAGATAAAACAAAGCACAACAAAGATTTTCACAAAG ATGAAGGACTTGAGAAATGAGAATGTGAATCCCTTCCTGGGCTTCTTCCTGGACTGCTTCATGTTTGCCGTGGTGACAGAGCACTGCTCTCGGGGCAGTCTCCAGGACCTGCTAAGGAACGAAGATGTAAAATTAGACTGGATGTTTAAGTCATCACTTTTACTTGATCTTATCAAG GGTATGAAATATCTCCACCACAGGGAGTTCCCCCACGGCAGACTTAAATCTCGAAACTGTGTGGTGGACGGGCGATTTGTTCTGAAGATTACAGACTATGGCTTCAATGAGCTGCTGGAGTCTCAGAAAGCTTCCTTTGAAGAACCGCCACCGGAGG AGCTATTCTGGACAGCCCCTGAGTTCCTGAGGGACCTTACAAATTTCCATAAAGGAACTTATAAAGGAGATGTTTATAGTTTTTCTATAATTCTTCAGGAGGTGGTAGTGAGAGGGCCACCATACTGCATGCTAGATTTACCCCCTGAAG AAATCATCCGTAAAGTTAAAAAACCTCCACCAATGTGCCGTCCCACAGTGGCACCGGATCAGGCTCCACTTGAATGTATTCAGCTAATGAAGCAGTGCTGGAGCGAACAGCCTGACCGCAGACCAACTTTTGACGAGATCTTTGACAGG tTCAAGATCATTAACAAAGGCAAGAAGACCAATATCATTGACTCCATGCTGAGAATGCTGGAGCAGTACAGCTCTAATCTGGAGGATCTCATCAGAGAGAGAACAGAGGAGCTGGAGGTGGAAAAGCAGAGAACGGAGAAGCTGCTTTCTGAGATGCTTCCACC TTCTGTTGCTGAGGCTCTTAAAACGGGCGTCTCAGTGGAGCCAGAGTACTTTGACCAGGTGACAATCTACTTCAGTGACATTGTGGGCTTCACCACCATCTCTTCGCTCAGTGACCCCATTGAAGTGGTTGACCTTCTGAATGACCTCTACACGCTGTTTGATGCTGTACTCAGCAACCATGATGTTTACAAG GTGGAGACCATTGGGGATGCTTACATGGTAGCATCGGGTCTGCCTAAGAGGAATGGCAACAAGCATGCCGCAGAGGTAGCCAACATGTCTCTGAACATCCTCAGCTCAGTGGGCTCATTCCACATGCGACACATGCCAGACGTGCCCGTCAGGATACGAATAGGAATTCACTCAG GGCCCTGTGTTGCTGGGGTTGTAGGACTGACCATGCCTCGGTACTGCCTTTTTGGAGACACCGTCAACACTGCCTCTCGTATGGAATCCACTGGGCTGC CTTATAGAATCCATGTAAATTGTAGCACTGTGAAGATCCTCCGTTCTCTTAATGATGGATATAAAATAGAAGTTAGAGGCAAGACAGAACTGAAG GGTAAAGGTATAGAGGAGACGTACTGGCTTGTCGGGAAAACCAACTTTGCAAAACCTTTGCCAAAACCACCAGAAATAAGACCAGG GGACAACTGGCAAGAGATGGTGACAGAAGAGATCAAGACTCATTTCCGCAAGGCCAACAGGCAGGtggacaaaaaaatctga
- the LOC102236432 gene encoding retinal guanylyl cyclase 2-like isoform X2 — MQHIPPNGWESNHPCVPIIKSRQTLPTLPLCNFLLWVLLGVLTFPCCVHCLIFKVGILGPWNCDPVYYRALPTSAARLAVSRINGDPGLDLGLTMDFIVLQEPCETSKALTAYIYYDTSANAFVGPTNPGYCVAASLLAKNWDKALFSFSCISYGLERTTGYPTFARTVPFPVDVLFTVFKHFRWASSAVVSSNEDIWIDTAGRVAAGLRSKGLPVGLVTAMGLNDTEVESTLRKIQNAGEIRVIIMCMHSILVGGEYQATFLTKAHKMGMTSGKYVFVPYDTLHYSVPYSNVSHLALQNNSLLRKAYDAVLTITVASELLSFNEAFTAAKRSQEVTLPVEAEQVNPLFGTIYNSIYLLARSIHNARKAGMLLSGSNLAYFSKNTSFNGFNQKVLVDTSGEVKTNYVILDSDSRSSQLYQAYIVDLKAGELRFAGRSIHFPGGSPPTADSGCWFDENVICTGGVEVSYIIIVLAVILSLAVGGLFITLYIRRRLQQIQLIKGPNRILLTLEDLTFINPQLSKKKITLEDLSESRSVLDEKSADPSHSVNSMQTATHENSNVAVYEGDWVWLKKFEEGQFKEIKQSTTKIFTKMKDLRNENVNPFLGFFLDCFMFAVVTEHCSRGSLQDLLRNEDVKLDWMFKSSLLLDLIKGMKYLHHREFPHGRLKSRNCVVDGRFVLKITDYGFNELLESQKASFEEPPPEELFWTAPEFLRDLTNFHKGTYKGDVYSFSIILQEVVVRGPPYCMLDLPPEEIIRKVKKPPPMCRPTVAPDQAPLECIQLMKQCWSEQPDRRPTFDEIFDRFKIINKGKKTNIIDSMLRMLEQYSSNLEDLIRERTEELEVEKQRTEKLLSEMLPPSVAEALKTGVSVEPEYFDQVTIYFSDIVGFTTISSLSDPIEVVDLLNDLYTLFDAVLSNHDVYKVETIGDAYMVASGLPKRNGNKHAAEVANMSLNILSSVGSFHMRHMPDVPVRIRIGIHSGPCVAGVVGLTMPRYCLFGDTVNTASRMESTGLPYRIHVNCSTVKILRSLNDGYKIEVRGKTELKGKGIEETYWLVGKTNFAKPLPKPPEIRPGEDNHGLKPEEIAAYRRKKAEKKA, encoded by the exons ATGCAACATATTCCTCCAAATGGTTGGGAGTCCAACCATCCATGTGTGCCCATAATAAAGAGCAGACAGACTTTACCGACGCTCCCCCTTTGTAACTTCCTGTTATGGGTTCTATTGGGGGTTCTCACCTTCCCCTGCTGCGTTCACTGTCTAATCTTCAAAGTGGGAATTTTGGGGCCTTGGAACTGCGACCCTGTTTACTACAGGGCCCTTCCCACCTCAGCGGCCAGGCTCGCTGTGAGCAGGATCAACGGAGACCCCGGTCTGGATCTAGGTCTAACAATGGACTTTATTGTCCTGCAGGAGCCTTGCGAAACCTCCAAAGCCCTCACGGCTTATATTTACTACGATACTTCAGCAAACGCGTTTGTTGGCCCCACGAACCCGGGATACTGCGTCGCTGCGTCCCTGCTGGCCAAGAACTGGGACAAGGCGCTGTTCTCCTTCAGCTGCATCAGCTACGGGCTGGAGCGCACGACTGGATACCCAACTTTTGCACGGACAGTCCCGTTTCCCGTGGACGTGTTGTTCACCGTGTTTAAACACTTCAGGTGGGCCAGCTCCGCGGTGGTCTCCTCTAATGAAGACATTTGGATAGACACCGCTGGGAGAGTGGCTGCTGGCTTAAGGAGTAAGGGGCTTCCCGTGGGTCTGGTTACAGCCATGGGTCTGAACGACACGGAGGTAGAGAGCACGTTGAGAAAGATCCAAAACGCAGGAGAAATAAGGG TCATCATAATGTGCATGCACTCGATCCTGGTTGGTGGAGAGTACCAGGCCACTTTTCTCACAAAGGCACACAAGATGGGCATGACTTCAGGAAAGTACGTGTTTGTGCCCTACGATACTCTTCACTACAGCGTTCCCTACAGCAATGTCTCCCACCTCGCTCTCCAAAACAACAGCCTTCTGAGGAAGGCCTACGACGCCGTCCTCACCATCACTGTGGCCTCTGAGCTGCTGTCCTTCAACGAGGCATTCACTGCAGCCAAGAGGAGCCAGGAGGTGACACTGCCAGTGGAGGCTGAGCAG GTTAATCCTCTGTTTGGAACCATCTACAACAGTATATATCTGCTGGCCAGGTCCATTCATAATGCCAGGAAAGCTGGCATGCTTCTGTCAGGCTCAAATCTGGCCTACTTCTCCAAGAACACAAGCTTCAATGGCTTCAACCAGAAGGTGCTGGTGGATACAAGCGGGGAGGTTAAGACCAACTATGTTATTTTGGACTCCGACAGCAGGAGCAGTCAGCTTTACCAGGCCTACATTGTGGACCTAAAGGCAGGAGAGCTTCGTTTTGCAGGAAGGTCTATCCATTTTCCAGGAGGATCCCCTCCAACGGCCGACTCCGGCTGCTGGTTTGATGAAAACGTCATCTGCACCGGAG GTGTGGAGGTGTCTTACATAATAATAGTATTGGCTGTGATCCTCAGTTTGGCTGTAGGAGGGCTCTTCATAACTCTTTACATCAG GAGGAGACTTCAACAAATCCAGCTGATCAAAGGACCCAATCGCATCCTGCTGACATTAGAAGATCTCACTTTTATTAATCCTCAGCTTAGCAAAAAG AAAATTACTTTAGAGGATCTGAGTGAGTCAAGGAGCGTTTTGGATGAGAAGTCTGCAGACCCTTCCCACTCTGTTAACAGCATGCAGACAGCAACGCACGAGAATTCAAACGTCGCTGTGTATGAG GGTGACTGGGTTTGGCTCAAGAAATTTGAAGAGGGCCAATTCAAGGAGATAAAACAAAGCACAACAAAGATTTTCACAAAG ATGAAGGACTTGAGAAATGAGAATGTGAATCCCTTCCTGGGCTTCTTCCTGGACTGCTTCATGTTTGCCGTGGTGACAGAGCACTGCTCTCGGGGCAGTCTCCAGGACCTGCTAAGGAACGAAGATGTAAAATTAGACTGGATGTTTAAGTCATCACTTTTACTTGATCTTATCAAG GGTATGAAATATCTCCACCACAGGGAGTTCCCCCACGGCAGACTTAAATCTCGAAACTGTGTGGTGGACGGGCGATTTGTTCTGAAGATTACAGACTATGGCTTCAATGAGCTGCTGGAGTCTCAGAAAGCTTCCTTTGAAGAACCGCCACCGGAGG AGCTATTCTGGACAGCCCCTGAGTTCCTGAGGGACCTTACAAATTTCCATAAAGGAACTTATAAAGGAGATGTTTATAGTTTTTCTATAATTCTTCAGGAGGTGGTAGTGAGAGGGCCACCATACTGCATGCTAGATTTACCCCCTGAAG AAATCATCCGTAAAGTTAAAAAACCTCCACCAATGTGCCGTCCCACAGTGGCACCGGATCAGGCTCCACTTGAATGTATTCAGCTAATGAAGCAGTGCTGGAGCGAACAGCCTGACCGCAGACCAACTTTTGACGAGATCTTTGACAGG tTCAAGATCATTAACAAAGGCAAGAAGACCAATATCATTGACTCCATGCTGAGAATGCTGGAGCAGTACAGCTCTAATCTGGAGGATCTCATCAGAGAGAGAACAGAGGAGCTGGAGGTGGAAAAGCAGAGAACGGAGAAGCTGCTTTCTGAGATGCTTCCACC TTCTGTTGCTGAGGCTCTTAAAACGGGCGTCTCAGTGGAGCCAGAGTACTTTGACCAGGTGACAATCTACTTCAGTGACATTGTGGGCTTCACCACCATCTCTTCGCTCAGTGACCCCATTGAAGTGGTTGACCTTCTGAATGACCTCTACACGCTGTTTGATGCTGTACTCAGCAACCATGATGTTTACAAG GTGGAGACCATTGGGGATGCTTACATGGTAGCATCGGGTCTGCCTAAGAGGAATGGCAACAAGCATGCCGCAGAGGTAGCCAACATGTCTCTGAACATCCTCAGCTCAGTGGGCTCATTCCACATGCGACACATGCCAGACGTGCCCGTCAGGATACGAATAGGAATTCACTCAG GGCCCTGTGTTGCTGGGGTTGTAGGACTGACCATGCCTCGGTACTGCCTTTTTGGAGACACCGTCAACACTGCCTCTCGTATGGAATCCACTGGGCTGC CTTATAGAATCCATGTAAATTGTAGCACTGTGAAGATCCTCCGTTCTCTTAATGATGGATATAAAATAGAAGTTAGAGGCAAGACAGAACTGAAG GGTAAAGGTATAGAGGAGACGTACTGGCTTGTCGGGAAAACCAACTTTGCAAAACCTTTGCCAAAACCACCAGAAATAAGACCAGG GGAAGACAATCATGGGCTGAAACCTGAGGAAATAGCTGCGTACAGGAGAAAGAAAGCCGAGAAAAAGGCTTGA